From a region of the Hymenobacter jejuensis genome:
- a CDS encoding GNAT family N-acetyltransferase, whose product MAENLLRPTLDLPVPGARLRPWCAADATVLAEQANDRGVWQNLRDVFPHPYSVGDAEWYINFVSDVHSRDVHLAFEVDGEAAGSISIMFKSDVHYRSAEIGYWLGRRYWGRGIGTAAVQVLSDYVFRHFDICRLYATVFAHNAASARVLEKAGYELEGCLRKSMTKDGETFDGLLYALVV is encoded by the coding sequence ATGGCCGAAAACCTGCTCCGTCCGACGTTGGATTTGCCCGTCCCCGGAGCTCGGTTGCGTCCGTGGTGCGCGGCTGATGCTACGGTGCTAGCCGAGCAGGCCAACGACCGCGGAGTGTGGCAAAACCTGCGCGACGTCTTCCCGCATCCTTATTCGGTGGGCGACGCCGAGTGGTACATCAACTTTGTGTCGGATGTGCACTCCCGCGATGTGCATTTGGCCTTCGAGGTAGACGGCGAGGCGGCAGGCAGCATCAGCATCATGTTCAAGAGCGACGTGCACTACCGCAGTGCCGAAATCGGTTATTGGCTGGGGCGTCGCTACTGGGGAAGGGGCATCGGTACGGCGGCCGTACAAGTATTGTCCGACTACGTGTTCCGCCATTTCGACATCTGCCGGCTGTACGCCACGGTGTTCGCGCACAATGCGGCTTCGGCGCGGGTGCTCGAAAAAGCCGGCTACGAACTGGAAGGATGCCTGCGCAAAAGTATGACCAAAGACGGCGAAACCTTCGACGGGCTTTTGTATGCACTTGTTGTGTAA
- a CDS encoding (Fe-S)-binding protein, with amino-acid sequence MADLAARGEEPEILFWVGCAGAFDDRYKRVTRAFVRILEHVGVKYAVLGMEETCTGDPAKRAGNEFLFQMQAMQNITTFEGYGIKKIVTACPHCFNTIKNEYPALGGNYEVIHHSTFLQQLINEGRVKVEGGESYKGRRITFHDSCYLGRANNIYEAPRAVLEALDADLVEMKRSKANGLCCGAGGAQMWKEPEPGKKDINIERTEEALATLDGNAAALDNLYGVESGNAGATPAPKGNGQNSIIAVGCPFCMTMMSDGVKGKERENNVQVFDLAELVASAEGLNA; translated from the coding sequence ATGGCCGACCTGGCCGCTCGTGGCGAAGAGCCCGAGATTTTGTTCTGGGTAGGATGCGCTGGCGCTTTCGACGACCGCTACAAGCGTGTGACGCGTGCTTTTGTGCGAATTCTGGAGCACGTAGGCGTGAAATATGCCGTGTTGGGCATGGAAGAAACCTGCACCGGCGACCCCGCCAAGCGTGCCGGCAACGAGTTTTTGTTTCAGATGCAGGCCATGCAGAACATCACTACGTTCGAAGGGTACGGCATCAAAAAAATCGTGACGGCTTGCCCTCACTGCTTCAACACCATCAAAAATGAATACCCGGCGCTGGGCGGTAACTACGAGGTAATTCACCACAGCACATTTCTGCAACAGCTTATCAACGAGGGGCGTGTGAAAGTAGAAGGAGGCGAATCTTACAAAGGCCGTCGCATTACTTTTCACGATTCGTGCTACCTGGGTCGGGCCAACAACATCTACGAAGCGCCGCGCGCCGTGCTCGAAGCGCTTGATGCTGACTTAGTTGAGATGAAACGCAGCAAGGCCAACGGCTTGTGCTGCGGTGCCGGCGGCGCGCAGATGTGGAAAGAGCCCGAGCCGGGCAAGAAAGACATCAACATCGAGCGCACCGAGGAGGCGTTGGCTACGCTCGACGGCAACGCGGCGGCCCTCGACAACCTCTACGGCGTTGAAAGTGGCAATGCGGGTGCCACTCCGGCTCCGAAAGGCAACGGCCAAAACAGCATCATCGCGGTAGGTTGCCCATTCTGTATGACCATGATGAGCGACGGCGTGAAAGGCAAAGAGCGCGAAAACAACGTGCAAGTGTTTGACCTGGCCGAATTGGTTGCCTCGGCCGAAGGGCTAAACGCCTAA
- a CDS encoding thiolase family protein encodes MSTAYIVDAVRTPIGKFGGALSSVRPDDLAAHVLRELLRRNPSLDKAAVEDVIIGAANQAGEDNRNVARMAALLAGLPITVPGVTVNRLCGSGLQTIMDASRAIWSGEGDVYLAGGAESMTRAPFVMAKSTTAFARDFTAHDTTLGWRFVNPRLAKMHHPYAMGETAENVARKYGITREEQDEFAFNSQRKYHRAQEKGRFRREIVPVFVGQPKGDTALFDTDEPPRLSTMEKLASIKPAFQPVDGTVTAGNSAGINDGAAAVMVVGEEALKRFSLKPMVRVVATAVAGVDPAYMGLGPVPATQKVLQRAGLTLDDMDLIELNEAFAAQSIACIRELNLNPEKINVNGGSIAIGHPLGASGSRITATLVHEMQRREGVRYGLATMCIGVGQGIAIIYEKV; translated from the coding sequence ATGTCAACTGCTTATATCGTGGACGCCGTCCGCACGCCCATCGGCAAATTTGGGGGTGCTCTCAGCAGCGTACGTCCCGACGACCTAGCCGCGCACGTTCTGCGCGAGCTTTTACGCCGCAATCCTTCGCTGGACAAAGCGGCGGTAGAAGATGTAATTATCGGTGCGGCCAACCAAGCCGGCGAAGACAACCGCAACGTTGCCCGTATGGCGGCGCTGCTAGCGGGTTTGCCCATCACAGTGCCCGGCGTGACCGTCAACCGTCTTTGCGGCTCCGGGCTGCAAACCATCATGGATGCGTCGCGCGCCATTTGGTCGGGCGAGGGTGATGTATACTTGGCTGGCGGTGCCGAAAGCATGACCCGCGCGCCCTTCGTGATGGCTAAGTCGACGACCGCTTTTGCGCGTGACTTCACTGCGCACGATACCACGCTGGGCTGGCGCTTCGTCAATCCGCGCTTAGCCAAAATGCACCACCCGTATGCCATGGGCGAAACGGCTGAGAACGTGGCCCGTAAGTATGGCATCACACGGGAAGAGCAAGACGAGTTCGCCTTCAACTCCCAACGCAAATACCACCGCGCCCAGGAGAAAGGGCGCTTTCGTCGCGAAATCGTGCCGGTGTTCGTAGGGCAGCCCAAAGGCGACACGGCCTTATTCGACACCGACGAGCCGCCGCGCTTGTCGACGATGGAAAAGCTGGCTAGCATCAAGCCGGCTTTCCAACCCGTAGACGGTACTGTTACGGCGGGCAATTCCGCGGGCATCAACGATGGCGCGGCAGCAGTAATGGTAGTAGGAGAAGAAGCCCTGAAGCGCTTCAGCCTCAAGCCGATGGTGCGCGTGGTGGCTACGGCCGTGGCAGGCGTCGATCCGGCGTATATGGGCCTGGGTCCGGTGCCGGCTACGCAAAAAGTATTGCAGCGCGCCGGTCTGACCCTCGACGACATGGACCTGATTGAGCTCAACGAAGCCTTTGCTGCCCAAAGCATTGCCTGCATTCGGGAGCTGAATCTGAACCCGGAAAAGATCAACGTCAACGGTGGTTCCATTGCCATTGGTCACCCGCTGGGCGCTAGCGGCTCGCGTATTACTGCCACGTTGGTACACGAAATGCAGCGCCGCGAAGGGGTGCGCTACGGCCTTGCTACCATGTGCATCGGCGTGGGTCAGGGCATTGCTATCATCTACGAAAAAGTTTAA
- the truA gene encoding tRNA pseudouridine(38-40) synthase TruA, whose protein sequence is MRYFLHLAYDGTDYHGWQTQPNAVTVQEELNRRLSQVLRQPVFTLGSGRTDTGVHASHQVAHFEAEMPANLDEATTLYRLNRALPRDIAGYALHPVPPKANARFDAEARTYEYHVRLVPDPFSSRHALYLDRAPDLAAMNTAAALLLGSRDFTSFSKVKGAEKHYVCVVYEAAWHPVPGGLVFRIRANRFVRGMVRLVVGTLLSVGRGRLTPAAFGEILAAQSRVEASGAAPAQGLFLTRVEYPAELVATAVLPSGMPYFANR, encoded by the coding sequence GTGCGCTACTTTCTTCACTTGGCTTACGATGGCACGGATTACCACGGTTGGCAAACCCAGCCCAACGCCGTTACGGTGCAGGAAGAACTGAATCGGCGGCTGTCGCAGGTGCTGCGCCAGCCGGTTTTCACGCTGGGCAGCGGCCGCACCGATACGGGGGTGCATGCCAGCCACCAGGTGGCGCATTTTGAAGCCGAAATGCCCGCCAACCTCGATGAGGCCACTACGCTGTACCGCCTAAACCGCGCCTTGCCCCGCGACATTGCCGGCTACGCGCTACATCCAGTGCCGCCCAAAGCCAATGCTCGCTTTGATGCCGAAGCCCGCACCTACGAATACCACGTGCGCCTTGTGCCCGACCCCTTCAGCAGCCGGCACGCCCTCTACCTCGATCGCGCTCCCGACTTGGCGGCTATGAATACGGCCGCCGCTTTGCTGCTGGGCTCGCGCGACTTTACTAGTTTTTCCAAGGTGAAGGGTGCCGAAAAGCACTACGTATGCGTAGTGTATGAGGCGGCCTGGCACCCGGTGCCCGGCGGTTTGGTGTTTCGCATTCGGGCCAATCGGTTTGTGCGGGGCATGGTGCGGTTGGTGGTTGGTACGCTGCTGAGCGTAGGCCGTGGCCGGTTGACGCCGGCGGCGTTTGGCGAAATACTAGCCGCGCAAAGTAGGGTAGAAGCGAGTGGGGCAGCGCCCGCCCAAGGCTTGTTCCTGACCCGCGTGGAGTACCCGGCCGAGCTAGTGGCCACAGCCGTCTTGCCGTCGGGAATGCCGTACTTTGCCAACCGCTGA
- a CDS encoding DUF4476 domain-containing protein, giving the protein MKKALLICFGLFLLFTSALQAAPANANFASERGVLFQLVLDGRPLTRGAISQVHIDRLAPGYHMAEFVVPAGRGRAVNFRTRVFLDSGLESSFVLVARPGYPLTLRMVAAVPIRGGYGRSYPGGAYPVPAPDPRYPNGTYDGGGYNQPNPGGAYPAPGNPPNPGGSYPAPNPNNYPNSGSYPNSGSGNYPPRDGGYYNGTDDLPLLAPQEVDQLLRAVHSTSFDDNKMAIARQALSESVVRADDLRMLLKEFSFDKSRLELAKFAYPQVADRQNFYRVYDSFDFSSNVQELQRYVEQSRGGR; this is encoded by the coding sequence ATGAAAAAGGCATTACTTATCTGCTTCGGCCTGTTCCTGTTGTTCACTTCGGCACTACAGGCAGCGCCGGCCAATGCGAACTTTGCTTCCGAACGCGGCGTGCTTTTCCAGCTGGTGCTCGACGGCCGTCCGCTGACGCGCGGGGCCATTAGCCAAGTGCACATCGACCGACTGGCGCCGGGCTATCACATGGCCGAATTTGTGGTGCCGGCGGGCCGGGGGCGGGCCGTAAACTTTCGGACGCGCGTATTTCTGGATTCCGGCCTGGAGTCTAGCTTCGTGCTGGTAGCCCGCCCGGGTTACCCCCTGACGCTGCGTATGGTAGCAGCCGTGCCCATCCGCGGCGGGTACGGGCGCTCATACCCAGGTGGCGCGTATCCGGTTCCGGCACCCGATCCGCGTTATCCTAATGGCACTTACGACGGAGGCGGCTACAATCAGCCCAACCCCGGCGGGGCCTATCCTGCTCCCGGCAACCCGCCTAACCCTGGCGGATCGTATCCGGCGCCGAACCCCAATAACTATCCCAACTCGGGTAGCTATCCTAACTCCGGCAGTGGCAATTACCCGCCGCGGGACGGTGGCTACTACAACGGCACCGACGACTTGCCGCTGCTGGCGCCGCAGGAGGTAGACCAGTTGCTGCGTGCGGTGCACAGTACTTCTTTCGACGACAACAAAATGGCCATCGCCCGGCAGGCGCTCAGCGAATCGGTCGTGCGGGCCGATGATTTGAGAATGCTGCTGAAAGAATTTTCCTTCGACAAATCACGGCTGGAGCTGGCCAAGTTTGCCTATCCGCAAGTGGCTGATCGTCAGAACTTTTATCGCGTCTACGACAGCTTCGATTTTAGCTCCAACGTGCAGGAGTTGCAACGCTACGTCGAGCAAAGCCGCGGCGGTCGATAG
- a CDS encoding OmpA family protein, translating to MRKLLLLYVVAGSSALLSGCAASSGGPMSKADKRFARGEFETAIKMYKADVAKGRNIAQANYRVAESYRLSNRIEQAEGYYKAAIDGGVKNGDAPFYYALALKTNGKLDEAAALFDNYVENGKNRQLAVRAEVEAKNARLSKDVVAMRNRDQVTPLDQVNSESSDFSATIMPDTKELVFASGRDGKKYLGNGQGFNDLYAVKFDDVEKMTGGTVRKLEPIFNTEDMHEASATYSPDGKTVVFARSNSGKKKGYLSVDLWASYFRSGAWTEPALININNRTADDFSPVFSPDGQTLYFASGRNGGQGGTDLYKATLGANGRFSPPENLGDQINTPGNESFPAIAPDGTFYFSSDGHPGLGKLDIFMVDKGKVKNLGAPINSSGDDFAPYFVSKNTGVFSSDRAGGKGSDDLYRFKRQTYKFVTFYADGTVVERDDKTGKVAPLAGETVTVFGPNGQKPQDITAGPDGKFSFKLDTAATYSLVADRPGYFTARNSLTTVGRTPPQEQLTEDMTDIRIPITLTLTKIVKNKAIVVENIFYDYNKADIRPDAAVELDKLVQTLNDNPKITIELSSHTDSRGKDAYNLALSQRRAQSAVDYIISKGIDKARITAKGYGETRPVIKAAKTEDEHQRNRRTEFKVTRIDE from the coding sequence ATGAGAAAACTACTGTTACTATATGTTGTGGCGGGCTCGTCGGCGCTGCTGAGCGGGTGCGCTGCCTCAAGCGGTGGCCCCATGAGTAAGGCCGATAAGCGCTTTGCCCGCGGTGAATTTGAGACGGCTATCAAAATGTATAAGGCGGACGTGGCCAAAGGACGCAACATTGCGCAAGCCAATTACCGCGTCGCCGAATCGTATCGCTTATCGAACCGCATTGAGCAGGCCGAGGGGTATTATAAGGCTGCCATCGACGGCGGGGTGAAAAACGGCGATGCGCCGTTTTATTATGCGTTGGCTCTGAAAACCAACGGCAAGCTCGACGAAGCCGCGGCTTTGTTCGATAACTACGTCGAAAACGGCAAGAACCGGCAGCTAGCTGTGCGGGCCGAAGTAGAAGCCAAGAACGCGCGCCTCAGCAAAGACGTGGTAGCCATGCGCAACCGCGACCAAGTAACGCCCCTGGATCAGGTCAACTCCGAATCGTCGGATTTCAGTGCGACCATCATGCCCGATACCAAAGAGCTGGTGTTTGCCTCCGGCCGCGATGGTAAAAAGTACTTGGGTAATGGACAGGGATTCAATGACTTATATGCTGTCAAATTTGACGATGTCGAGAAGATGACCGGCGGTACGGTGCGCAAGCTGGAGCCCATCTTCAATACCGAGGATATGCACGAAGCCAGCGCCACGTACTCGCCCGACGGCAAAACGGTGGTGTTTGCGCGCTCCAACAGCGGCAAAAAGAAAGGCTACCTCAGCGTCGATCTGTGGGCATCGTACTTCCGCAGCGGCGCTTGGACGGAACCAGCATTGATCAACATCAACAACCGCACGGCCGACGATTTTTCGCCCGTGTTTTCACCCGACGGCCAGACGCTGTACTTCGCTTCGGGCCGCAACGGCGGGCAGGGCGGTACCGATCTGTACAAAGCCACGCTAGGTGCCAACGGCCGTTTCTCGCCGCCGGAAAACCTTGGTGATCAAATAAATACGCCCGGCAACGAAAGCTTCCCGGCTATTGCGCCCGACGGTACCTTTTACTTCTCCTCCGATGGGCATCCGGGCTTGGGCAAGCTCGATATTTTTATGGTAGACAAGGGCAAGGTGAAGAACCTGGGCGCCCCCATCAACAGCAGCGGCGACGACTTTGCCCCGTATTTCGTCAGCAAGAATACCGGTGTATTTTCCTCCGATCGGGCAGGGGGTAAGGGCAGCGACGACCTGTACCGCTTTAAGCGTCAGACCTATAAGTTCGTGACCTTCTACGCCGATGGCACCGTAGTAGAGCGCGATGATAAGACCGGGAAGGTGGCGCCGCTGGCTGGCGAAACCGTAACAGTATTTGGTCCCAACGGCCAGAAACCGCAGGATATTACAGCCGGACCCGATGGCAAATTCAGTTTTAAGCTGGACACCGCCGCTACGTATTCGCTCGTGGCTGATCGGCCGGGATATTTCACCGCGCGCAATTCGCTGACTACGGTAGGCCGCACGCCCCCGCAGGAGCAATTGACCGAAGACATGACCGACATCCGCATTCCGATAACGCTGACCTTGACCAAAATCGTCAAGAATAAAGCTATCGTGGTGGAAAACATCTTCTACGATTACAACAAAGCCGATATTCGTCCGGATGCGGCCGTGGAGCTGGATAAGCTAGTGCAAACCCTCAACGACAACCCCAAAATCACGATTGAGCTAAGCTCGCACACCGACTCGCGGGGTAAGGATGCGTACAATTTAGCCCTGTCGCAGCGCCGTGCCCAATCGGCCGTCGATTACATCATTTCGAAGGGCATCGATAAAGCCCGTATCACGGCCAAAGGCTACGGCGAAACGCGCCCCGTAATTAAGGCCGCCAAAACCGAAGACGAACATCAGCGCAACCGCCGCACCGAATTTAAGGTGACACGCATTGATGAATAA
- a CDS encoding DUF4293 domain-containing protein: MIQRIQSVFLLLLAVAMLSVVFLPIWSKTDPLSKQELVLTSTKIAYAHTDPGMSVTTSTYAIVALALASAAVALFEIFQYRNRFLQLKLGFFNLLLIVATIGASYYYSGVAEQMLNVKIPGTFEAGFYLPTLALVLNLLASRFIRRDEQLVRSMDRLR, encoded by the coding sequence ATGATACAAAGAATCCAAAGCGTATTCCTGCTGTTGCTGGCCGTAGCCATGCTCAGCGTGGTGTTCCTGCCGATCTGGAGCAAAACCGACCCTCTCAGCAAGCAGGAACTTGTCTTAACTTCCACAAAGATAGCCTACGCCCACACCGATCCGGGCATGTCGGTCACAACCAGCACGTACGCCATTGTGGCATTGGCGCTGGCCTCGGCGGCCGTAGCCTTGTTCGAGATTTTCCAGTACCGCAACCGCTTTCTACAACTGAAGCTGGGCTTTTTCAACCTGCTTCTGATTGTGGCTACCATCGGGGCCAGCTATTACTACTCCGGGGTGGCAGAACAAATGCTCAACGTAAAAATTCCCGGCACTTTTGAAGCCGGCTTCTATTTGCCCACGTTGGCCTTAGTACTCAATCTGTTGGCCAGCCGTTTTATTCGGCGCGACGAACAACTAGTACGATCGATGGATCGGTTACGCTAG
- a CDS encoding ABC transporter ATP-binding protein yields MNYVRPYRKVFYSLIFLTIATAALGTLRPFLIQKMVDVSIEQGDVQGVNKMFGLLVVLLIAHTIVSYLQTYYGGWLGQYIVRDIRVDLYRHILDLRLKFFDRTPIGVLVTRNISDVETLSDVFSEGLAAMVGDILQLVFIVGFMFWIDWRLTLVSLAVVPPLLISTYVFKEKVKKSFQEVRTAVASLNSFVQEHLTGMNVVQIFNNEEREFKKFRAINQEHTRANIRSVLYYSIYFPVAEVLAAMGVGLLVWYAAQGQIEGTISKGALIAFIMYNGLFFRPIRQIADRFNTLQLGLVSTERLLKLLDSKELIADNGTYAPDHLRGDVQFEHVWFAYNDEEYVLKDISFEVQAGQTVAFVGATGAGKTSIINLLSRFYEINKGTIRVDGHDLREFDLKHLRRHIGVVLQDVFLFAGTIADNITLGNKDITEAQIWEAAELVGARRFIERLPNGLNYKVMERGATLSVGQRQLISFVRAMVYQPRIIILDEATSSVDSETEELIQEAIEKLMQGRTSLVIAHRLSTIQKADRIIVLDRGEIKESGNHEELLRHGGFYAQLYQMQYKDALNTPAE; encoded by the coding sequence ATGAACTATGTGCGGCCCTACCGAAAAGTCTTTTATTCCCTGATTTTTCTCACCATTGCCACCGCGGCCCTTGGTACGTTGCGCCCCTTTCTGATTCAGAAAATGGTCGATGTAAGCATCGAACAGGGTGACGTACAGGGCGTTAACAAAATGTTTGGGCTGCTGGTCGTGTTGCTAATCGCGCACACCATCGTCAGCTATCTGCAAACATATTATGGCGGCTGGCTGGGTCAATACATCGTGCGCGACATCCGCGTGGATCTCTACCGTCACATCCTCGACCTGCGCCTTAAGTTCTTCGACCGTACACCCATCGGCGTACTCGTGACCCGCAACATTTCCGACGTGGAAACGCTGTCGGATGTGTTTAGCGAAGGCTTGGCGGCTATGGTCGGCGACATTTTGCAATTGGTGTTCATCGTCGGCTTCATGTTCTGGATTGACTGGCGCCTGACGTTGGTAAGCTTGGCCGTGGTGCCGCCGCTGCTCATCAGCACCTACGTGTTTAAAGAGAAGGTCAAGAAGTCGTTTCAAGAGGTACGGACGGCCGTCGCCAGCCTCAATTCCTTTGTGCAAGAGCACCTTACGGGCATGAACGTGGTGCAGATCTTCAACAACGAAGAACGCGAGTTCAAAAAGTTTCGGGCCATCAATCAGGAGCACACCCGCGCCAACATTCGCTCGGTGCTCTATTATTCGATCTATTTTCCGGTGGCCGAAGTGCTGGCGGCTATGGGTGTGGGCCTGCTGGTGTGGTACGCTGCGCAGGGCCAAATCGAAGGGACTATTTCCAAAGGCGCGTTAATTGCCTTTATTATGTATAATGGTCTGTTTTTCAGGCCAATACGCCAAATTGCCGACCGGTTCAATACGTTGCAACTGGGGCTGGTCAGCACCGAGCGGTTGTTGAAACTTCTTGATAGCAAGGAGCTTATCGCCGACAACGGCACATATGCCCCCGATCACCTGCGCGGCGATGTGCAGTTTGAGCACGTGTGGTTTGCTTACAACGACGAGGAATACGTGCTCAAAGACATCAGCTTTGAGGTGCAGGCCGGGCAAACCGTCGCCTTTGTGGGCGCAACCGGCGCGGGCAAAACGTCGATCATCAACCTGCTCAGCCGGTTCTACGAAATCAATAAGGGCACCATTCGCGTGGACGGGCACGACTTGCGGGAGTTCGACCTAAAGCACTTGCGCCGGCATATCGGGGTAGTGTTGCAGGACGTGTTTCTGTTTGCGGGCACCATCGCCGACAACATCACGCTGGGCAACAAAGACATCACCGAGGCCCAAATCTGGGAAGCCGCCGAACTGGTAGGCGCCCGCCGATTCATTGAGCGTTTGCCTAATGGCTTGAACTACAAGGTAATGGAACGCGGTGCGACGCTTTCCGTTGGGCAGCGGCAGTTGATTTCATTTGTGCGGGCGATGGTATATCAACCGCGCATCATCATCCTGGATGAAGCCACCTCGTCGGTCGACAGCGAAACGGAAGAGCTAATCCAAGAAGCCATCGAAAAGCTGATGCAGGGCCGCACGTCGCTCGTGATTGCGCACCGGCTGAGCACCATCCAGAAAGCCGACCGCATCATCGTGCTCGACCGGGGCGAAATCAAGGAATCCGGCAACCACGAGGAGCTGTTGCGCCACGGCGGCTTCTACGCCCAGCTTTATCAAATGCAGTACAAAGACGCGCTGAACACCCCCGCTGAATAA
- a CDS encoding outer membrane beta-barrel protein, translating to MKKLILSALVLGFSALGVQAQIAASTTLLGGNAGYSSQTQKSEFANSPSSDPDNKYQQYELAPTFGYFIADNLAVGVSFGLAGTQQKQKNYNGNFSYTNETKMRYLSVGPLLRYYKFVGEKAAFYGQLGAGYINNYSVQKSSTNYAGDNIARSQGYYSQLLPGFVFFPTDKFGLELTMRGFSYNHLEQKLDDKSDDKYVNNGLDFGFGLRDLRLGAFFYLGR from the coding sequence ATGAAAAAACTTATTCTGAGTGCGTTGGTACTTGGCTTCTCGGCGCTGGGTGTGCAGGCCCAAATTGCGGCCAGCACTACCCTGCTCGGCGGCAACGCGGGGTATTCGAGCCAAACCCAAAAGAGCGAATTCGCCAATAGCCCTTCCAGTGATCCCGATAACAAGTACCAGCAGTATGAGTTGGCACCGACGTTTGGCTATTTCATTGCCGATAACCTCGCTGTAGGAGTCAGCTTTGGGCTGGCCGGCACTCAACAGAAGCAAAAAAACTACAACGGTAATTTCTCCTACACCAACGAAACGAAAATGCGGTACTTGTCCGTGGGGCCGCTGCTTCGGTATTATAAGTTTGTGGGCGAAAAGGCGGCTTTCTACGGTCAGCTCGGCGCGGGCTACATCAACAATTACTCGGTACAGAAATCCTCTACCAATTATGCGGGCGACAATATTGCTCGTTCGCAGGGATATTACAGCCAACTATTACCGGGCTTTGTGTTCTTCCCAACCGATAAGTTTGGCTTGGAATTGACCATGCGGGGCTTCTCCTACAATCACCTAGAGCAAAAGCTCGACGACAAAAGCGACGATAAATACGTCAACAACGGCCTGGATTTTGGCTTCGGCTTGCGTGATCTGCGGTTGGGTGCTTTCTTCTACCTCGGCCGCTAA